A genomic stretch from Oncorhynchus gorbuscha isolate QuinsamMale2020 ecotype Even-year linkage group LG20, OgorEven_v1.0, whole genome shotgun sequence includes:
- the LOC124007396 gene encoding neurofilament light polypeptide-like gives MSTLGFDPYYSSSSYRRWHVEGAPRGVVTKGRSRSAFSSHASPLSSSVSSRLQYSFPGQALHSSMASSSSVELELNQATQVSSEFRTVRTQERAQLQDLNDRFAGFIERVRELEQQNRVLEAELVMLRQRHGEPSRLAALYEQEARALRAAVDEARGEQQAALGQKERLEQALSALQARYEEEVVAREDAEGRLLDARCGADQTALARAELEKRVETLLDEVAFLKKLHEREVVELQAQAQLGAQVAVEMEAATPDLSGALRDIRAQYERLAAKNMQSAEEWFHGKVGSLTESVAQHSDVMKSSRDEAGEYRRQLKAHLLEIDTCRGLNKSLENQLHIMEDKQSAEISNMQDTIGQLENDLRATKQEMARYLKDYQDLLNVKMALDIEIAAYRKLLEGEESHFSVGGSGGMSNVYGHSLSVMPSFRRSMFSMQSSLSSGAPYLMTSRFLGSSFVSGEDIISTSLAQRDSASPPQEEEEEEKEEEEAMAEEEAEEKKEEGQEEEEEGGEEKEEKGEEKEEDGDEGGEEEKEDGEDAKDGDQGGDENAETAKEDGEKDKDEGGEENGKKGVEEEWVEKEGGDDKEGGDKDEVKDEGKSEEKKDDDSETKEGKGEPEMSKSEEKREKSAEGKD, from the exons ATGAGTACCCTCGGCTTTGACCCTTACTACTCATCCTCCTCCTATCGCCGCTGGCACGTGGAGGGAGCCCCCCGCGGAGTGGTGACCAAGGGGAGGTCACGATCGGCCTTCTCCTCCCacgcctcccctctctcctcctccgtgaGCTCCCGTCTGCAGTACTCCTTTCCTGGCCAGGCTCTGCATTCATCCATGGCCTCTTCCTCCTCTGTAGAACTGGAGCTGAACCAGGCGACCCAGGTGAGCTCTGAGTTCCGCACAGTGAGGACCCAGGAGAGGGCCCAGCTGCAGGACCTCAACGACCGCTTCGCTGGCTTCATCGAGCGTGTGCGGGAGCTGGAGCAGCAGAACCGTGTACTGGAGGCTGAGCTGGTGATGCTGAGGCAAAGGCACGGTGAACCCTCCCGCCTGGCGGCCCTGTATGAGCAGGAGGCGCGGGCCCTGAGGGCCGCCGTGGACGAGGCGCGTGGGGAGCAGCAGGCCGCCTTGGGCCAGAAGGAGCGCCTGGAGCAGGCCCTGAGCGCCCTGCAGGCCCGCtatgaggaggaggtggtggcccGCGAGGACGCGGAGGGCAGGCTGCTGGATGCACGGTGTGGGGCCGACCAGACTGCCCTGGCCAGGGCTGAGCTGGAGAAGAGGGTGGAGACCCTGCTGGACGAGGTGGCCTTCCTCAAGAAGCTCCacgagagggaggtggtggagcTCCAGGCCCAGGCCCAGCTGGGGGCCCAGGTGGCTGTGGAGATGGAGGCAGCCACACCAGACCTGTCCGGTGCTCTGAGGGACATCCGGGCCCAGTACGAGAGGCTGGCGGCCAAGAACATGCAGTCTGCTGAGGAGTGGTTCCATGGGAAGGTGGGCTCCCTGACGGAGAGTGTTGCCCAGCACAGTGACGTGATGAAGAGCTCCAGGGATGAGGCAGGGGAGTACCGCCGGCAGCTCAAGGCCCACCTGCTGGAGATCGATACCTGCCGGGGTCTCAACAAGTCTCTGGAAAACCAGCTACACATCATGGAGGACAAGCAGAGCGCTGAGATCAGCAACATGCAG GACACTATTGGCCAGCTGGAGAATGATCTGAGAGCCACCAAGCAGGAGATGGCTCGCTACCTGAAGGACTACCAGGACCTGCTGAATGTTAAGATGGCCTTGGACATTGAGATCGCTGCCTACAG GAAGCTGCTGGAGGGGGAGGAGTCTCACTTCAGTGTGGGTGGATCAGGGGGTATGTCCAATGTCTATGGCCACAGCTTGTCAGTCATGCCCTCCTTCCGCCGCTCCATGTTCTCAATGCAGTCTAGCCTGAGCTCTGGCGCCCCCTACCTGATGACCTCACGCTTCCTCGGCTCCTCATTCGTCTCTGGAGAAGACATCATCTCTACCAGCCTGGCCCAACGGGACTCTGCCAGCCCaccacaggaggaggaagaggaggagaaggaggaagaggaggcaatGGCGGAGGAAGAAgcagaagagaagaaagaggagggacaggaggaggaagaagagggtggagaggagaaggaggaaaagggagaagagaaagaggaagatggggatgaaggaggcgaggaggagaaggaagatggAGAGGATGCTAAAGATGGAGATCAAG GTGGAGACGAGAATGCAGAAACTGcaaaagaggatggagagaaagataaggACGAGGGTGGGGAGGAGAATGGAAAGAAAGGTGTGGAAGAGGAGtgggtagagaaagagggaggagatgatAAAGAAGGGGGAGATAAAGATGAAGTGAAAGATGAAGGTAAAAGTGAGGAGAAAAAAGATGACGACTCAGAAACCAAAGAAGGGAAGGGCGAACCAGAGATGTCcaagagtgaggagaagagagaaaaatcTGCCGAAGGGAAAGACTAA